The Marinitoga hydrogenitolerans DSM 16785 genome includes a window with the following:
- a CDS encoding formate--tetrahydrofolate ligase has translation MLNDIEIAKKTKLRKINDIAKELKIDEQFIHQCGHHIAKISHHYLRELNQKENGKLILVTAINPTPAGEGKTTTSIGLSMAINKLGKKSIVTLREPSLGPVMGIKGGAAGGGYSQVLPMEDINLHFTGDIHAVTTAHNLVSAVIDAHIKYGNELNIDETRIFWKRAMDMNDRALRQIVISLGGRANGYPREDGFVITAASEIMAVLCLAEDIPDLKRRLQNIVIARNIKGKPITIGDLKIEGALAVVLKDALNPNLVQTIEGTPAFIHGGPFANIAHGTNSLISTKMALKISDYVVTESGFGADLGAEKFLDFVSPAAGFKPNVIVLVATIRALKYNGKAKELDKEDMDALRNGIVNLRIHIENLQKFGIPIVVALNKFDTDTDTEIKYVVDFVENMNTPIAINNAYYEGSNGALELAQKVINAAEKDSELTTIYNWHDPLEVKIMKLAKEIYRAKHVDYELSARNKIKFFKKFGYDHLPVIVAKTQYSISDDPKKLGAPSNYNFTIRDFELSAGAGFIVALAGEIMRMPGLPKISNAVHLDIDAKGNITGLS, from the coding sequence ATGTTAAATGATATTGAAATTGCTAAAAAGACTAAATTAAGAAAAATAAATGATATTGCTAAAGAATTAAAAATCGATGAACAATTTATTCATCAATGTGGTCATCATATTGCAAAAATTTCTCATCATTATTTAAGAGAACTAAATCAAAAAGAAAATGGAAAATTAATTTTAGTTACAGCGATAAATCCAACACCTGCCGGTGAAGGAAAAACTACAACAAGTATAGGTCTTTCTATGGCAATAAACAAATTAGGGAAAAAATCAATAGTTACACTTAGAGAACCTTCATTAGGTCCTGTTATGGGTATAAAAGGTGGTGCAGCTGGTGGAGGTTATTCGCAAGTTTTGCCTATGGAAGATATAAATCTTCATTTCACTGGTGATATTCATGCCGTTACAACTGCGCATAATCTTGTTTCTGCAGTGATAGATGCGCATATAAAATATGGCAATGAATTAAATATAGATGAAACACGTATTTTTTGGAAAAGGGCTATGGATATGAATGACAGGGCTTTAAGACAGATTGTTATTTCATTAGGAGGACGCGCAAATGGTTATCCCAGAGAAGATGGTTTTGTAATTACAGCAGCTTCTGAAATTATGGCAGTATTATGTTTAGCAGAAGACATTCCTGATTTAAAAAGACGATTACAGAATATTGTAATTGCAAGAAACATAAAAGGAAAACCTATTACTATTGGCGATTTGAAAATAGAAGGCGCTTTAGCTGTTGTATTAAAAGATGCCTTAAATCCCAATTTAGTCCAAACAATTGAAGGTACTCCCGCCTTTATACATGGTGGCCCTTTTGCAAATATTGCTCATGGAACAAACTCATTAATTTCCACTAAAATGGCTTTGAAAATTTCCGATTATGTTGTAACAGAAAGCGGATTTGGTGCCGATCTCGGAGCAGAAAAATTCCTTGATTTTGTATCTCCCGCAGCCGGATTCAAACCAAACGTTATAGTATTAGTTGCAACGATTAGAGCATTGAAATATAATGGTAAAGCAAAAGAACTTGACAAAGAAGACATGGATGCTTTAAGAAATGGAATCGTTAATTTAAGAATACATATTGAAAATCTTCAAAAATTCGGGATACCAATTGTTGTTGCTTTAAACAAATTTGATACTGACACTGATACTGAAATAAAATATGTTGTTGATTTTGTTGAAAATATGAATACTCCCATAGCAATAAATAACGCATATTATGAAGGTTCTAATGGTGCTTTAGAACTTGCTCAAAAAGTAATCAATGCTGCAGAAAAAGATAGTGAATTAACAACAATATATAACTGGCATGATCCGCTGGAAGTAAAAATAATGAAACTTGCAAAAGAAATATATAGAGCAAAACATGTTGATTATGAATTGTCTGCAAGAAACAAAATTAAATTTTTCAAAAAATTCGGATACGATCACCTTCCTGTAATAGTTGCAAAAACTCAATATTCAATTTCAGACGATCCAAAAAAATTAGGCGCTCCATCTAATTATAACTTTACTATTAGAGATTTCGAATTGTCTGCAGGTGCAGGATTTATTGTTGCATTAGCTGGTGAAATAATGAGAATGCCTGGATTACCTAAAATATCAAATGCCGTTCATCTTGATATTGATGCAAAAGGTAATA